Proteins encoded in a region of the Zea mays cultivar B73 chromosome 4, Zm-B73-REFERENCE-NAM-5.0, whole genome shotgun sequence genome:
- the LOC100278526 gene encoding uncharacterized LOC100278526 encodes MVKRLRRKGDVSSAPPPKASAPGSTKSVKLKKGVKTVPKKLKGLCTESVGIAEASASAQTPAPKSIKTSPAAATAAETADDRVAQNKTVDRNLSRKETMKGREAEKGEMTSDGVAQTKTEDRKASRKETMKGIEKKAEGEEKRTSRKEMMKGREEERVKREEKRRKLTGKEKEKESASGFIFMCSARTKPECYQNGVFGLPRGKMDVVEKIRPGAKLFLYDFDLKLMYGVYKADTRGGLDLVRHAFDGKFPAQVKFSVDKDCLPIPESSFKHAIKENYSSKGRFTQELNSKQVQRLLAMFKPIDLPQSAPQHIEEVRQSHIIEDIRNPSDYEDRRRLQHIEERGAPIDVHAYPLEDQYNITRSLHPPLFDEPRRLVLDPYHMQEPQHVPLNYYHQVATRSPYCQPHMDIMHERTAAEATLMDPLPVRDHRALPGELAARSERVDELYRSYKLSTRGMDFNPGASYQTTYHPSSSVYGEGIQRPVLARGNGPSVPVSSRYSFNGPPAY; translated from the exons ATGGTGAAGAGGCTCAGGCGTAAGGGCGACGTCTCCTCCGCGCCGCCGCCCAAGGCCTCCGCCCCGGGGTCTACCAAGTCCGTCAAGTTAAAGAAGGGGGTCAAAACCGTTCCGAAGAAGTTGAAGGGGCTCTGCACTGAATCCGTGGGCATCGCTGAGGCGTCTGCTTCGGCGCAGACACCGGCCCCAAAATCAATCAAGACGAGTCCGGCAGCGGCCACCGCCGCAGAGACCGCAGATGATCGGGTCGCCCAGAACAAAACGGTGGACAGAAATTTGAGTAGGAAGGAGACAATGAAGGGGAGAGAGGCGGAGAAGGGAGAGATGACCAGTGATGGGGTCGCCCAGACCAAGACGGAGGACAGGAAGGCCAGTAGGAAGGAAACGATGAAGGGGATAGAGAAGAAGGCGGAGGGGGAAGAGAAGAGGACGAGTAGGAAGGAGATGATGAAGGGGAGGGAAGAGGAGCGTGTGAAGAGGGAAGAGAAGAGAAGGAAGTTGACAGGGAAGGAAAAGGAGAAAGAGAGTGCCTCTGGATTCATATTCATGTGCAGTGCGAGGACAAAGCCAGAGTGCTACCAGAACGGCGTGTTTGGCCTGCCCCGGGGGAAGATGGATGTGGTGGAGAAGATCCGGCCAGGTGCTAAGCTGTTCTTGTATGATTTTGACCTCAAGCTAATGTATGGGGTATACAAGGCAGATACAAGGGGAGGATTGGATCTTGTGCGACATGCCTTTGATGGGAAATTCCCTGCACAG GTTAAATTTAGTGTTGACAAGGATTGTCTTCCTATTCCTGAGAGTAGTTTCAAGCATGCCATTAAGGAGAACTACAGCTCAAAAGGCAGGTTCACCCAAGAGCTGAACTCTAAACAA GTTCAAAGACTATTGGCAATGTTCAAGCCTATCGACCTTCCTCAATCAGCTCCACAACATATCGAGGAAGTGCGACAATCACATATCATTGAAGATATTAGAAACCCGAGTGACTATGAAGATAGAAGACGATTGCAACATATTGAAGAAAGAGGTGCACCTATTGATGTCCATGCATATCCTCTTGAAGATCAGTACAATATCACACGATCATTACATCCTCCACTTTTTGATGAGCCTCGACGTTTGGTGCTAGATCCTTATCATATGCAAGAGCCTCAACATGTTCCTCTTAATTACTATCACCAAGTGGCTACTAGGTCCCCATACTGTCAACCTCATATGGATATTATGCATGAAAG AACTGCAGCTGAGGCAACCCTGATGGATCCACTTCCGGTAAGAGATCACCGAGCACTGCCAGGAGAGCTTGCTGCACGGTCTGAACGCGTGGATGAGCTGTACCGTTCTTACAAACTCTCTACACGCGGGATGGACTTCAATCCGGGAGCATCCTACCAGACAACTTATCACCCGTCTAGTAGTGTTTATGGTGAAGGCATTCAGAGGCCAGTTTTGGCAAGGGGTAATGGCCCAAGTGTGCCTGTGTCCAGCCGTTATTCCTTTAATGGCCCACCAGCATATTGA
- the LOC100278526 gene encoding uncharacterized isoform X2, whose amino-acid sequence MVKRLRRKGDVSSAPPPKASAPGSTKSVKLKKGVKTVPKKLKGLCTESVGIAEASASAQTPAPKSIKTSPAAATAAETADDRVAQNKTVDRNLSRKETMKGREAEKGEMTSDGVAQTKTEDRKASRKETMKGIEKKAEGEEKRTSRKEMMKGREEERVKREEKRRKLTGKEKEKESASGFIFMCSARTKPECYQNGVFGLPRGKMDVVEKIRPGAKLFLYDFDLKLMYGVYKADTRGGLDLVRHAFDGKFPAQVKFSVDKDCLPIPESSFKHAIKENYSSKGRFTQELNSKQVQRLLAMFKPIDLPQSAPQHIEEVRQSHIIEDIRNPSDYEDRRRLQHIEERDPYHMQEPQHVPLNYYHQVATRSPYCQPHMDIMHERTAAEATLMDPLPVRDHRALPGELAARSERVDELYRSYKLSTRGMDFNPGASYQTTYHPSSSVYGEGIQRPVLARGNGPSVPVSSRYSFNGPPAY is encoded by the exons ATGGTGAAGAGGCTCAGGCGTAAGGGCGACGTCTCCTCCGCGCCGCCGCCCAAGGCCTCCGCCCCGGGGTCTACCAAGTCCGTCAAGTTAAAGAAGGGGGTCAAAACCGTTCCGAAGAAGTTGAAGGGGCTCTGCACTGAATCCGTGGGCATCGCTGAGGCGTCTGCTTCGGCGCAGACACCGGCCCCAAAATCAATCAAGACGAGTCCGGCAGCGGCCACCGCCGCAGAGACCGCAGATGATCGGGTCGCCCAGAACAAAACGGTGGACAGAAATTTGAGTAGGAAGGAGACAATGAAGGGGAGAGAGGCGGAGAAGGGAGAGATGACCAGTGATGGGGTCGCCCAGACCAAGACGGAGGACAGGAAGGCCAGTAGGAAGGAAACGATGAAGGGGATAGAGAAGAAGGCGGAGGGGGAAGAGAAGAGGACGAGTAGGAAGGAGATGATGAAGGGGAGGGAAGAGGAGCGTGTGAAGAGGGAAGAGAAGAGAAGGAAGTTGACAGGGAAGGAAAAGGAGAAAGAGAGTGCCTCTGGATTCATATTCATGTGCAGTGCGAGGACAAAGCCAGAGTGCTACCAGAACGGCGTGTTTGGCCTGCCCCGGGGGAAGATGGATGTGGTGGAGAAGATCCGGCCAGGTGCTAAGCTGTTCTTGTATGATTTTGACCTCAAGCTAATGTATGGGGTATACAAGGCAGATACAAGGGGAGGATTGGATCTTGTGCGACATGCCTTTGATGGGAAATTCCCTGCACAG GTTAAATTTAGTGTTGACAAGGATTGTCTTCCTATTCCTGAGAGTAGTTTCAAGCATGCCATTAAGGAGAACTACAGCTCAAAAGGCAGGTTCACCCAAGAGCTGAACTCTAAACAA GTTCAAAGACTATTGGCAATGTTCAAGCCTATCGACCTTCCTCAATCAGCTCCACAACATATCGAGGAAGTGCGACAATCACATATCATTGAAGATATTAGAAACCCGAGTGACTATGAAGATAGAAGACGATTGCAACATATTGAAGAAAGAG ATCCTTATCATATGCAAGAGCCTCAACATGTTCCTCTTAATTACTATCACCAAGTGGCTACTAGGTCCCCATACTGTCAACCTCATATGGATATTATGCATGAAAG AACTGCAGCTGAGGCAACCCTGATGGATCCACTTCCGGTAAGAGATCACCGAGCACTGCCAGGAGAGCTTGCTGCACGGTCTGAACGCGTGGATGAGCTGTACCGTTCTTACAAACTCTCTACACGCGGGATGGACTTCAATCCGGGAGCATCCTACCAGACAACTTATCACCCGTCTAGTAGTGTTTATGGTGAAGGCATTCAGAGGCCAGTTTTGGCAAGGGGTAATGGCCCAAGTGTGCCTGTGTCCAGCCGTTATTCCTTTAATGGCCCACCAGCATATTGA
- the LOC100278526 gene encoding uncharacterized isoform X3, with the protein MVKRLRRKGDVSSAPPPKASAPGSTKSVKLKKGVKTVPKKLKGLCTESVGIAEASASAQTPAPKSIKTSPAAATAAETADDRVAQNKTVDRNLSRKETMKGREAEKGEMTSDGVAQTKTEDRKASRKETMKGIEKKAEGEEKRTSRKEMMKGREEERVKREEKRRKLTGKEKEKESASGFIFMCSARTKPECYQNGVFGLPRGKMDVVEKIRPGAKLFLYDFDLKLMYGVYKADTRGGLDLVRHAFDGKFPAQVKFSVDKDCLPIPESSFKHAIKENYSSKGRFTQELNSKQVQRLLAMFKPIDLPQSAPQHIEEVRQSHIIEDIRNPSDYEDRRRLQHIEERGAPIDVHAYPLEDQYNITRSLHPPLFDEPRRLVLDPYHMQEPQHVPLNYYHQVATRSPYCQPHMDIMHERNIQILGLYCCFQNCS; encoded by the exons ATGGTGAAGAGGCTCAGGCGTAAGGGCGACGTCTCCTCCGCGCCGCCGCCCAAGGCCTCCGCCCCGGGGTCTACCAAGTCCGTCAAGTTAAAGAAGGGGGTCAAAACCGTTCCGAAGAAGTTGAAGGGGCTCTGCACTGAATCCGTGGGCATCGCTGAGGCGTCTGCTTCGGCGCAGACACCGGCCCCAAAATCAATCAAGACGAGTCCGGCAGCGGCCACCGCCGCAGAGACCGCAGATGATCGGGTCGCCCAGAACAAAACGGTGGACAGAAATTTGAGTAGGAAGGAGACAATGAAGGGGAGAGAGGCGGAGAAGGGAGAGATGACCAGTGATGGGGTCGCCCAGACCAAGACGGAGGACAGGAAGGCCAGTAGGAAGGAAACGATGAAGGGGATAGAGAAGAAGGCGGAGGGGGAAGAGAAGAGGACGAGTAGGAAGGAGATGATGAAGGGGAGGGAAGAGGAGCGTGTGAAGAGGGAAGAGAAGAGAAGGAAGTTGACAGGGAAGGAAAAGGAGAAAGAGAGTGCCTCTGGATTCATATTCATGTGCAGTGCGAGGACAAAGCCAGAGTGCTACCAGAACGGCGTGTTTGGCCTGCCCCGGGGGAAGATGGATGTGGTGGAGAAGATCCGGCCAGGTGCTAAGCTGTTCTTGTATGATTTTGACCTCAAGCTAATGTATGGGGTATACAAGGCAGATACAAGGGGAGGATTGGATCTTGTGCGACATGCCTTTGATGGGAAATTCCCTGCACAG GTTAAATTTAGTGTTGACAAGGATTGTCTTCCTATTCCTGAGAGTAGTTTCAAGCATGCCATTAAGGAGAACTACAGCTCAAAAGGCAGGTTCACCCAAGAGCTGAACTCTAAACAA GTTCAAAGACTATTGGCAATGTTCAAGCCTATCGACCTTCCTCAATCAGCTCCACAACATATCGAGGAAGTGCGACAATCACATATCATTGAAGATATTAGAAACCCGAGTGACTATGAAGATAGAAGACGATTGCAACATATTGAAGAAAGAGGTGCACCTATTGATGTCCATGCATATCCTCTTGAAGATCAGTACAATATCACACGATCATTACATCCTCCACTTTTTGATGAGCCTCGACGTTTGGTGCTAGATCCTTATCATATGCAAGAGCCTCAACATGTTCCTCTTAATTACTATCACCAAGTGGCTACTAGGTCCCCATACTGTCAACCTCATATGGATATTATGCATGAAAG AAATATCCAAATTCTTGGACTTTACTGTTGCTTCCAGAACTGCAGCTGA